In Erythrobacter litoralis HTCC2594, a single genomic region encodes these proteins:
- a CDS encoding dipeptidase gives MKIAAIALPFLLFAAPGLAQSPEEIAAAALEAAPVFDGHNDVPIQLRGRYGNVIGDFDFTDTTDTGDEAKGVRTMHTDLARLRAGKVGAQWWSVYVSASLPEPEAVQATIEQIDVTKRLIARYPDDLALALTADDVEREMAAGRIASLLGMEGGHSIGSSLAVLRQMYAMGARYMTLTHGKTLSWADSATDAPRNGGLTGFGKDAVREMNRIGMLVDLSHVSEKVMHDALDTARAPVIFSHSSARALNGHARNVPDSVLARLPENGGIIMVTFVPGFLSEPARQWNANRAAEEARLEALWQGQPDEVASRLAAWDEANPLPQSSISDTADHIDHVRQVAGIDAIGIGGDYDGIPFAPPGLEDVSDYPALFTELARRGYSQQDLEKISFRNTMRVLRAAEATSATMADIPPFEYPAGEARN, from the coding sequence ATGAAAATCGCCGCCATCGCGCTCCCATTCCTGCTTTTCGCCGCACCGGGGTTGGCACAGTCGCCGGAAGAGATCGCCGCAGCAGCGCTGGAAGCGGCACCTGTGTTCGATGGGCACAACGATGTGCCGATCCAGCTGCGCGGGCGCTACGGCAATGTCATCGGCGATTTCGACTTCACCGATACGACCGATACCGGCGACGAGGCGAAGGGGGTTCGCACCATGCACACCGACCTTGCGCGGCTGCGCGCCGGCAAGGTCGGGGCGCAGTGGTGGTCGGTCTACGTCAGCGCCAGCCTGCCAGAGCCCGAGGCCGTACAGGCCACCATCGAACAGATCGACGTTACCAAGAGGCTGATTGCCCGCTATCCGGACGATCTCGCCCTCGCGCTTACGGCTGACGATGTCGAGCGCGAAATGGCGGCGGGGCGGATTGCATCCCTGCTTGGCATGGAGGGTGGACATTCCATTGGGTCCAGCCTCGCAGTCCTGCGGCAGATGTATGCGATGGGCGCGCGCTATATGACGTTGACGCACGGCAAGACGCTGAGTTGGGCCGACAGCGCCACCGACGCGCCCAGAAATGGCGGGCTGACCGGCTTCGGCAAGGATGCCGTGCGCGAGATGAACCGGATCGGCATGCTGGTCGACCTCAGCCATGTCAGCGAGAAGGTGATGCACGACGCGCTCGATACTGCCCGTGCCCCGGTAATCTTCAGCCATTCTTCTGCGCGCGCGCTCAACGGGCACGCCCGCAACGTACCCGACAGCGTGCTGGCGCGGCTGCCGGAAAACGGCGGCATTATCATGGTGACTTTCGTGCCCGGGTTTCTCAGCGAGCCCGCGCGTCAGTGGAACGCGAACCGTGCTGCGGAAGAAGCCCGGCTGGAAGCCCTGTGGCAGGGGCAGCCGGACGAGGTCGCCAGCCGCCTTGCCGCATGGGACGAGGCCAATCCGCTACCGCAATCCTCGATTTCCGACACCGCGGACCATATCGATCATGTGCGCCAGGTCGCCGGGATCGATGCGATCGGCATTGGCGGCGACTACGACGGCATTCCATTTGCGCCGCCGGGGCTCGAGGATGTGTCGGACTACCCTGCGCTTTTTACCGAACTGGCGCGGCGTGGCTATAGCCAGCAGGATCTGGAAAAGATCAGCTTCCGCAACACGATGCGCGTGTTGCGCGCTGCCGAAGCGACGAGTGCGACGATGGCCGATATCCCGCCGTTCGAATATCCGGCGGGGGAGGCGCGAAACTAG
- a CDS encoding DoxX family protein → MIRTSLRWLLAVLYFVAGWAHLRFAEPFLTITPGWVPAPEAVVWWTGVAEIVGAIGLAQPLNARLRRAAAIGLAVYAVCVFPANINHFAMDMARADGGAGLAYHVPRMFAQPLIVWLALWTGEVLDWPFPRRQHSD, encoded by the coding sequence ATGATCCGCACGAGCCTTCGCTGGCTTCTGGCAGTACTGTATTTCGTCGCAGGGTGGGCGCATCTGCGTTTCGCCGAACCCTTCCTGACGATTACGCCCGGCTGGGTACCGGCACCTGAAGCCGTGGTTTGGTGGACTGGCGTCGCTGAAATTGTGGGAGCCATCGGCCTGGCACAGCCGCTCAACGCCAGGCTGCGCAGGGCGGCCGCCATCGGTCTGGCGGTCTATGCCGTGTGCGTTTTCCCCGCCAACATCAACCACTTTGCGATGGACATGGCGCGCGCGGACGGCGGGGCAGGGCTCGCCTATCACGTGCCGCGCATGTTTGCGCAGCCTCTGATCGTCTGGTTGGCCCTGTGGACGGGGGAAGTGCTCGACTGGCCCTTCCCCCGCCGACAGCATTCAGATTAG
- a CDS encoding SWIB/MDM2 domain-containing protein has protein sequence MAGNNALQKPVTLSPELENVVGKGPMTRAQVTSKVWEYIKKHDLQDSKDKRQINPDDKLGAVIGKEQISMFKMTAAVSKHLS, from the coding sequence ATGGCTGGCAATAACGCACTGCAAAAACCGGTGACCCTGTCACCGGAGCTTGAGAACGTGGTGGGCAAAGGCCCGATGACCCGCGCTCAGGTGACCTCGAAGGTCTGGGAATACATCAAGAAGCACGACTTGCAGGACAGCAAGGACAAGCGCCAGATCAATCCCGACGACAAGCTCGGCGCCGTGATCGGCAAAGAGCAGATCTCGATGTTCAAGATGACGGCTGCGGTCTCCAAGCACCTCAGCTAA
- a CDS encoding YbhB/YbcL family Raf kinase inhibitor-like protein — protein sequence MADWLASVLPADTPANPGLTIARLASEKMMGRGGLKLTSPAFAAGGELDPCFTADEEDAVAPPLEWTAPPPGAMEMAVIVEDASSDGPTCHWAVWGLSAQKGKLLEGETPPRVGKNSLGDSEWLLPALPKDDPPHTFVFQLFALDLPLTLMPGATREQLFEALEGHVVAAAVLTATYQASDQDDEAWDDDDDDFA from the coding sequence ATGGCCGATTGGCTAGCATCTGTATTACCTGCCGACACCCCCGCCAATCCGGGGCTTACCATCGCTCGTCTGGCGTCCGAGAAAATGATGGGGCGCGGGGGGCTGAAACTCACCAGCCCGGCCTTTGCTGCTGGGGGGGAGCTCGATCCGTGCTTCACGGCCGACGAGGAAGATGCCGTCGCGCCGCCGCTCGAATGGACTGCCCCGCCTCCCGGCGCGATGGAGATGGCAGTAATCGTCGAAGACGCGAGCAGTGATGGTCCGACCTGCCACTGGGCGGTTTGGGGCCTGTCGGCGCAAAAGGGCAAGCTCCTCGAAGGCGAAACCCCGCCGCGCGTCGGCAAGAACAGCCTCGGCGATTCCGAATGGTTGCTCCCCGCTTTGCCCAAGGATGATCCGCCGCACACATTCGTGTTCCAGCTATTTGCGCTCGACTTGCCGCTCACCCTGATGCCGGGGGCGACGCGTGAGCAACTGTTTGAGGCACTGGAGGGGCACGTCGTCGCCGCTGCAGTCCTCACTGCCACCTACCAGGCTTCGGACCAAGACGATGAAGCCTGGGATGACGATGACGACGATTTCGCATAG
- a CDS encoding S41 family peptidase, which produces MSVGRIFLSTVLAGSLAACGGGGGGGNGGNTATGGGGGGNTSTQCSLSDRQEWVLGQINEFYLFPNLLDTGVNAASFSTVQDYINAIVRPAREQSRDRFFTFITSIEEENALINSGASAGFGIRLAYDTANNRVFVLEAFENAPAFAQGFDRGTELLQINGQSVATLMASGGPQAVIDALGPSDPGVTRSFRIRDTGGVERDVSVSKAEFSLDPISDRYGVRVIDDGGKKVGYINLRTFIVDSAGPQLRDAFQQFRDEGITEVVMDFRYNGGGLVSVAELLGDLLGGDKVGEVFSKTTFRSSLSSNNATALFRSQPQAIGATKIAFIGRGGTASASELVANSFIPYLGNNTALIGANTFGKPVGQIARDRDVCDDRLRVVAFQSENRNNQGEYYTGLASVFPQTCRAGDDVFTQLGDPNEQSIATALDFLAGRTCTPISSSGQQGVQSARSVAPEKELMQPRQPTAAQYRIPGLF; this is translated from the coding sequence ATGTCAGTGGGTCGCATTTTTCTTTCCACCGTTCTTGCCGGATCGCTCGCTGCCTGTGGTGGCGGTGGCGGCGGAGGAAACGGCGGCAACACCGCAACAGGTGGCGGGGGTGGCGGGAACACCTCCACGCAATGCTCGCTGTCGGATCGCCAAGAGTGGGTCCTGGGGCAGATCAACGAATTCTACCTATTCCCCAACCTGCTCGACACCGGCGTCAATGCGGCCAGTTTCTCGACGGTCCAGGACTATATCAACGCAATTGTCCGGCCCGCCCGCGAACAGTCGCGCGACCGCTTTTTCACCTTCATCACCTCCATTGAGGAGGAAAACGCGCTGATCAATTCAGGTGCGAGCGCGGGCTTCGGCATTCGCCTGGCTTACGACACCGCCAACAACCGCGTCTTCGTCCTGGAAGCGTTTGAAAACGCCCCTGCCTTCGCGCAAGGGTTCGATCGCGGCACCGAACTGCTTCAGATCAATGGGCAAAGCGTTGCCACGCTGATGGCATCGGGCGGACCGCAAGCGGTCATCGACGCACTTGGTCCGAGCGACCCCGGCGTGACCCGGTCCTTCCGTATCCGCGACACGGGCGGCGTCGAGCGCGATGTTTCTGTTTCCAAGGCGGAGTTTTCTCTCGATCCGATTTCCGATCGCTACGGCGTGCGAGTGATTGACGATGGCGGCAAGAAGGTCGGCTACATCAACCTGCGCACCTTCATCGTCGATTCCGCCGGTCCGCAACTGCGCGATGCCTTCCAGCAGTTCCGCGACGAGGGCATCACCGAAGTCGTCATGGATTTCCGCTACAACGGCGGCGGTCTCGTTTCGGTCGCCGAATTGCTGGGCGACCTTCTGGGCGGCGACAAGGTCGGTGAAGTCTTCAGCAAGACGACGTTCCGCAGTTCCCTCTCCAGCAACAACGCAACGGCGCTTTTCCGCAGCCAGCCGCAGGCCATCGGAGCGACCAAGATCGCCTTCATCGGTCGCGGCGGCACCGCTTCCGCCAGTGAACTGGTGGCCAACAGCTTCATTCCCTATCTCGGCAACAATACCGCGTTGATCGGTGCCAACACCTTCGGCAAGCCGGTGGGCCAGATCGCACGAGACCGCGATGTGTGCGATGATCGATTGCGCGTGGTCGCCTTCCAGTCGGAAAATCGTAACAACCAGGGTGAGTATTACACAGGGCTCGCCTCGGTTTTCCCGCAGACGTGCCGCGCAGGGGACGATGTCTTTACCCAGCTCGGCGATCCGAACGAGCAATCGATCGCTACCGCGCTCGATTTCTTGGCCGGGCGCACCTGCACCCCGATATCGAGCAGCGGCCAGCAGGGCGTCCAGTCGGCTCGCAGCGTCGCTCCCGAGAAGGAGCTGATGCAGCCGCGGCAGCCGACCGCGGCGCAATACCGCATCCCGGGCCTGTTCTGA
- a CDS encoding DUF962 domain-containing protein produces the protein MTERAYRSFAEFWPFYLKEHSKPETRALHYVGTSLVVAIALYAVVAQQWLLLIALPLAGYFFAWIAHFGVEKNRPATFTYPLWSLAADFKMWGLWLTGRLKPELEKAGVG, from the coding sequence ATGACAGAGCGCGCGTATCGGTCCTTTGCCGAATTCTGGCCCTTCTATCTCAAGGAACACAGCAAGCCCGAAACGCGCGCTTTGCATTATGTCGGCACGAGTCTCGTGGTCGCCATCGCACTCTACGCCGTGGTCGCGCAGCAATGGTTGCTGCTGATCGCGCTTCCGTTGGCAGGCTATTTCTTCGCATGGATCGCGCATTTCGGGGTCGAGAAGAACCGCCCGGCGACCTTTACCTATCCGCTGTGGAGCCTTGCTGCCGATTTCAAGATGTGGGGCCTGTGGCTGACCGGTCGCTTGAAGCCCGAGCTTGAAAAGGCCGGCGTGGGCTGA
- a CDS encoding fasciclin domain-containing protein yields MKTTFKKLAMPAVATASALALVACGAPADDTATDETMADETSVAQEPGTIVAVAQGNDDFSTLVTAVTAAELGETLSGEGPFTVFAPTNAAFEKLPEGTLETLTAPEGKEQLTSILTYHVVEGAIDAATLTNAIESNDGSYEIATVNGGSLTATIQDGNVVLTDAAGGTSTVTATDVAASNGMIHVIDTVLMPG; encoded by the coding sequence ATGAAAACCACTTTCAAGAAACTCGCTATGCCTGCCGTCGCCACCGCCAGCGCACTCGCGCTGGTCGCCTGTGGCGCACCTGCGGACGACACCGCGACCGACGAGACGATGGCCGATGAAACCAGTGTTGCCCAGGAACCCGGCACGATTGTCGCCGTCGCTCAGGGCAATGACGATTTCTCGACCCTCGTCACCGCCGTAACCGCAGCCGAGCTTGGCGAAACGCTCTCGGGCGAAGGACCCTTTACGGTGTTCGCGCCAACGAACGCCGCGTTCGAAAAGCTGCCTGAAGGCACGCTCGAAACGCTGACGGCGCCGGAAGGCAAGGAACAGCTGACCTCGATCCTGACTTACCATGTCGTCGAAGGCGCGATCGATGCAGCGACGCTGACCAATGCGATCGAAAGCAACGATGGCAGCTATGAGATCGCCACTGTCAACGGAGGATCGCTGACCGCCACTATCCAGGACGGGAATGTCGTCCTGACCGATGCGGCCGGTGGCACTTCGACCGTGACCGCGACCGATGTCGCAGCGTCGAACGGCATGATCCATGTTATCGATACCGTGTTGATGCCCGGATAA
- a CDS encoding DUF427 domain-containing protein yields the protein MIDWPDLPDKRALLARVRGHRSGWDAGFRPPNLEKVGSGEESVWDYPRPPRLDPAPATVTVRQDNVIVAKSDRALDLKETAGAPCPYLPPADVETEWLVPNGRISLCEWKGAAVEFDLAMPGQPRVTGAAWSYPDPFDDLAEDYSRIAGWIAFYPSKLACFVGDERARPQPGGLYGGWITDRIKGPVKGEPGTGHW from the coding sequence ATGATCGACTGGCCCGACCTGCCGGACAAGCGGGCCCTGTTGGCGCGGGTGCGAGGCCACAGAAGCGGCTGGGACGCGGGGTTCAGGCCGCCGAACCTCGAGAAAGTCGGGTCCGGTGAGGAATCGGTGTGGGATTATCCCCGCCCGCCGCGGCTCGACCCGGCTCCCGCTACGGTCACCGTTCGACAAGACAATGTCATAGTAGCCAAGAGCGACAGGGCGCTCGATCTAAAGGAAACCGCGGGCGCGCCATGTCCCTATCTGCCGCCCGCCGATGTGGAGACAGAGTGGCTGGTGCCCAACGGCCGCATTTCGCTGTGCGAATGGAAAGGGGCGGCGGTCGAGTTCGACCTCGCGATGCCGGGCCAGCCCCGTGTGACCGGAGCGGCGTGGAGCTACCCCGACCCGTTCGACGATCTTGCCGAGGATTACAGCCGCATTGCAGGCTGGATCGCATTCTACCCGTCAAAGCTCGCCTGCTTCGTGGGCGATGAACGGGCCCGCCCGCAGCCGGGCGGCCTCTATGGAGGGTGGATTACCGACCGTATCAAGGGGCCGGTCAAGGGCGAACCCGGCACCGGCCACTGGTGA
- a CDS encoding COG3650 family protein, with protein MLIACQQGGEPAAPGTAPEGFTGIGPEEVIRFGGTEPFWGGSIDGGRLTYTTPENIDGTVIGVDRFTGQGGLGFSGTLGGESFDMTITPGECSDGMSDRTYPYVAILQIGDGQRAGCAHTDSQPYVEDVPQ; from the coding sequence TTGCTCATCGCTTGCCAGCAAGGCGGCGAACCGGCCGCGCCGGGCACGGCCCCGGAAGGATTCACCGGTATCGGCCCGGAAGAAGTGATCCGCTTTGGCGGCACCGAACCGTTCTGGGGCGGATCGATCGATGGTGGCCGGCTCACCTATACTACGCCCGAAAATATCGACGGGACCGTCATCGGGGTCGATCGGTTCACCGGGCAGGGCGGGCTTGGCTTTTCAGGAACTCTCGGTGGTGAGAGTTTCGACATGACAATCACGCCGGGTGAATGCTCCGACGGGATGAGCGACCGAACCTACCCCTATGTTGCGATCCTGCAGATCGGCGACGGACAGCGCGCCGGGTGCGCCCACACCGACAGCCAGCCTTATGTGGAAGACGTGCCGCAATGA
- a CDS encoding GFA family protein gives MSEAKSGGCLCGKVRYSVVADPAMAVNCHCKNCQRQSGSAFSTIIGVPDGSVSIEGEYKTYEDHGESGQEVLRDFCGNCGSPLFNRVAATPGLIWIKVGTLDDTADFTPAMHLWTKSKQHWLDLAGATAFETNPV, from the coding sequence ATGAGCGAAGCGAAAAGCGGCGGCTGCCTGTGCGGCAAGGTCCGCTACAGCGTCGTTGCCGATCCGGCGATGGCGGTAAATTGTCACTGCAAGAACTGCCAGCGCCAGTCCGGCAGCGCCTTCTCGACTATCATCGGCGTGCCGGACGGAAGCGTTTCGATCGAGGGCGAATACAAGACATATGAAGATCATGGCGAGAGCGGGCAGGAGGTTCTGCGCGATTTTTGCGGCAATTGCGGCTCGCCCCTGTTCAACCGCGTGGCCGCCACGCCCGGGCTGATCTGGATCAAGGTCGGAACGCTCGACGACACGGCGGATTTTACTCCTGCCATGCATCTGTGGACCAAGAGCAAGCAGCATTGGCTCGATCTTGCAGGTGCTACCGCATTCGAAACCAATCCCGTTTGA
- a CDS encoding alpha/beta hydrolase, protein MASFRARLVNLALPLLGIKRFFSEPELMSERLAKARKRKPERPKAKWSKVFDIVEDTSRGYPVVTITPKQGTKRGAPHLLYLHGGGYVLDIAGLHFETVCRLCQMLGASATVPVYPLAPEHKAPEILAAMRALYAEVSERHGAENVTVMGDSAGGGMSLALAQMLKTDGGARPASLVLWSPWLDATAGAEGQAAIEPDDRMLAQVGLESCAAMYGGDVPPDDPRLSPLFGDLADLPPTAIFSGTSDILLVDGRRLAEKFHALGKTDFEYHEYADMFHVWMLLPVPEGKEALARTADFIAEAHAA, encoded by the coding sequence ATGGCCAGCTTCCGCGCCCGCCTTGTCAATCTTGCCCTCCCATTGCTGGGCATCAAGAGGTTCTTCTCGGAACCGGAGCTGATGTCCGAACGGCTGGCCAAGGCGCGCAAGCGCAAACCGGAACGCCCGAAGGCCAAGTGGAGCAAGGTCTTCGATATCGTCGAGGACACCAGCCGCGGCTATCCTGTCGTCACGATTACGCCCAAACAGGGCACGAAGAGAGGGGCGCCGCACCTGCTCTATCTCCACGGTGGCGGCTACGTACTCGATATTGCGGGGCTGCATTTCGAGACCGTGTGCAGACTGTGCCAGATGCTCGGTGCTTCGGCGACGGTGCCGGTCTATCCGCTTGCGCCGGAGCACAAGGCACCTGAAATCCTTGCTGCGATGCGGGCGCTCTACGCCGAAGTGAGCGAAAGGCATGGGGCGGAAAACGTGACCGTCATGGGCGATAGTGCCGGCGGGGGCATGAGCCTCGCACTGGCGCAGATGCTCAAAACGGATGGAGGCGCCAGGCCGGCGTCGCTGGTGCTGTGGTCACCGTGGCTCGATGCGACGGCCGGGGCCGAGGGGCAGGCCGCTATCGAGCCGGACGATCGCATGCTCGCGCAAGTAGGTCTGGAGAGCTGCGCCGCAATGTACGGGGGCGACGTTCCGCCCGACGATCCGCGTTTAAGCCCTCTGTTCGGCGATCTGGCCGATCTTCCGCCGACCGCGATCTTCTCCGGCACCAGCGATATCCTGCTGGTCGACGGAAGGCGTCTGGCCGAGAAGTTCCACGCACTTGGCAAGACCGATTTCGAGTATCACGAATATGCCGATATGTTTCATGTCTGGATGTTGCTGCCCGTGCCCGAAGGCAAAGAGGCGCTTGCCCGAACAGCCGATTTCATTGCCGAGGCGCATGCCGCATGA
- a CDS encoding FAD-binding domain-containing protein has product MLAPVGCADMPFTPTRSAGFDRLQAFLPDAGRQYAETRNYDDGPGRGNVSQLSPWLHTGLLREHEVLEATLREHGARAAEKFGNEIFWRVYFKGYLEQRPSIWRSYCQQRDTALTALDRNAGDRTAYEEATEGRTGIGAFDYWAQELIETGYLHNHARMWFASIWIFTLKLDWTLGADFFLRHLVDGDAASNTLSWRWVGGLHTKGKTYLATKDNIARYIGRHPDGPLDAEGLATDASALTEPEDHGRQAPDLPGPAGSESYAEPYALLLHDEAASHVPLDLPKPPALVIGAARPGARSPLPTAKPLRSFARDAVANGTEAARKAWSCPHAEWSPQTPLSDLLTPHGIDLVVTPFLPTGWTRDALWPALAPLAEEGRLVQVLPDLQRATWPHATAGFFGVKKKIETAMREARIVGA; this is encoded by the coding sequence GTGCTGGCGCCCGTCGGTTGTGCCGACATGCCCTTCACGCCCACACGCTCTGCCGGTTTCGACCGGCTTCAAGCTTTCCTGCCTGATGCCGGGCGACAATATGCGGAGACGCGCAATTACGATGACGGGCCCGGGCGCGGCAATGTGTCGCAGCTTTCCCCGTGGCTCCATACCGGGCTGCTGCGCGAACATGAGGTGCTGGAAGCGACGTTGCGCGAGCACGGCGCAAGGGCCGCCGAAAAGTTCGGCAACGAAATCTTTTGGCGGGTCTATTTCAAAGGCTATCTCGAACAGCGCCCGAGTATCTGGCGCAGCTATTGCCAGCAGCGCGATACGGCCTTGACCGCCCTTGACCGCAATGCCGGCGACCGCACCGCATACGAAGAGGCGACCGAAGGCCGAACCGGGATCGGGGCGTTCGACTACTGGGCACAGGAGCTGATCGAGACTGGCTATCTCCACAACCACGCCCGTATGTGGTTTGCCAGCATCTGGATCTTTACGCTTAAGCTCGACTGGACGCTCGGCGCGGATTTTTTCCTGCGACATCTGGTGGACGGCGACGCGGCCTCGAACACGTTGAGCTGGCGCTGGGTCGGCGGGCTTCACACCAAGGGCAAGACCTATCTCGCCACCAAAGACAATATCGCGCGCTATATCGGCCGTCATCCCGACGGGCCTCTCGATGCCGAAGGATTGGCGACCGATGCGTCGGCGCTGACCGAGCCCGAAGATCATGGGCGGCAGGCGCCGGACCTTCCCGGCCCGGCCGGCTCCGAATCTTACGCGGAACCCTATGCCCTGTTGCTGCATGACGAAGCTGCCAGCCACGTGCCGCTCGACCTACCCAAGCCTCCTGCGCTGGTCATTGGCGCAGCGCGGCCAGGTGCGCGCAGTCCTTTGCCGACCGCCAAACCGCTGCGCTCGTTCGCGCGGGATGCGGTCGCAAACGGCACCGAAGCGGCCAGAAAAGCATGGTCCTGTCCGCACGCAGAGTGGAGCCCCCAGACGCCCCTTTCCGACCTGCTAACTCCCCACGGTATCGATCTCGTCGTCACGCCCTTCCTGCCCACCGGTTGGACCCGCGATGCGCTCTGGCCCGCCCTTGCACCGCTGGCCGAGGAAGGTCGGCTTGTTCAGGTCCTGCCCGATCTCCAGCGCGCAACCTGGCCGCATGCGACGGCCGGGTTCTTCGGGGTGAAGAAGAAGATCGAAACTGCGATGCGTGAGGCCAGGATTGTCGGGGCCTGA
- a CDS encoding EthD domain-containing protein, protein MHKLVYCLHRLPSLSRDEFQHYRRETHAPLVRAAAPHLGIARYIQCHTENHPLVGPSAEARGMPHGEGEEYDGVAEIWLADADANAGTEPSPAAADHARILLEDEARFIDFTRSRMFITRENVVIG, encoded by the coding sequence ATGCACAAACTCGTCTATTGCCTGCACCGCCTGCCTTCGCTCAGCCGCGACGAGTTCCAGCACTACCGGCGCGAGACCCATGCGCCCCTGGTCAGGGCCGCCGCTCCGCATCTCGGTATCGCGCGCTATATCCAGTGCCATACAGAGAACCATCCGCTCGTCGGCCCCAGTGCGGAAGCGCGCGGCATGCCCCACGGCGAAGGCGAGGAGTACGACGGAGTGGCTGAAATCTGGCTGGCCGACGCCGACGCAAACGCCGGAACAGAGCCAAGTCCCGCCGCCGCCGACCATGCCCGCATCCTGCTCGAGGACGAGGCGCGCTTCATCGACTTCACCCGTTCGCGCATGTTCATCACGCGCGAGAACGTGGTGATCGGATAG
- a CDS encoding PaaI family thioesterase, whose protein sequence is MADAKPQYRVPFVERTGMQRLEERRGYSRLLMPLEPNANHVQVMYLGAFTVLAEAAAAGPGISILDTAKYFPIIKDIAVDCHRMAASDVAAEFSLSEEAMESLLADLERKGSAGYAAEVPMHDADGTLVATGRVTVKLLSHDWQGATSQTAGEAA, encoded by the coding sequence ATGGCCGATGCGAAACCGCAATACCGCGTGCCCTTCGTCGAGCGCACGGGCATGCAGCGTCTCGAGGAACGGCGGGGATATTCGAGGCTCCTGATGCCGCTCGAGCCCAATGCCAATCATGTGCAGGTGATGTATCTCGGTGCCTTCACGGTGCTGGCCGAGGCCGCAGCGGCGGGGCCGGGCATCTCGATCCTCGACACGGCGAAATACTTCCCGATCATCAAGGACATCGCGGTCGATTGTCATCGCATGGCGGCGAGCGATGTCGCTGCCGAGTTCTCGCTGTCTGAAGAGGCGATGGAAAGCCTGCTCGCCGACCTGGAGCGCAAGGGCAGTGCGGGCTACGCCGCGGAAGTGCCGATGCACGATGCCGACGGCACCCTGGTCGCGACGGGCCGCGTGACGGTGAAATTGCTCTCGCACGACTGGCAGGGAGCTACCAGCCAGACGGCGGGGGAGGCGGCGTGA
- a CDS encoding HPF/RaiA family ribosome-associated protein, protein MQVQFNSDSSVMGTENVAERIEARVREKLARFEDRLTRLEIHVHDENAHKHGHDDKACTIEARPRGGRPIGVTEGASTVDDAARKAATTLSQRLARHFGKESRHKHDPRPGKVM, encoded by the coding sequence ATGCAGGTCCAGTTCAATTCCGACAGTTCGGTTATGGGCACGGAAAACGTCGCCGAGCGGATCGAGGCGCGCGTGCGCGAGAAGCTGGCGCGGTTCGAGGATCGGCTGACGCGGTTGGAAATCCATGTGCACGATGAAAATGCGCACAAACACGGACATGACGACAAGGCCTGCACCATCGAAGCCCGCCCGCGCGGCGGCCGTCCGATCGGGGTAACCGAAGGCGCATCCACTGTGGACGATGCGGCGCGAAAGGCGGCGACGACGCTTTCTCAGCGACTGGCGCGCCATTTCGGCAAGGAAAGCCGCCACAAGCACGATCCGCGGCCCGGCAAGGTGATGTGA
- a CDS encoding pyridoxamine 5'-phosphate oxidase family protein — protein MADRTISDIATKLKAIDVAMLVTKTGSEDAIAARPMSNNKDVSREDGTTFHFATDDGRIDDDLKRSDQCGATYSEGDFYCAVQGTGKLHRDRATLEQHWVPDLETWFENGLDTEGLVLIEVTPARIAWWEGREQGELTP, from the coding sequence ATGGCCGACCGAACGATTTCTGACATTGCCACGAAGCTCAAAGCGATCGACGTCGCCATGCTGGTGACCAAGACCGGCAGCGAGGACGCCATCGCCGCGCGCCCGATGTCCAACAACAAGGATGTCAGCCGCGAAGACGGCACCACTTTCCACTTTGCCACCGACGATGGCCGGATCGACGACGACCTCAAGCGTTCCGACCAATGCGGCGCGACCTATAGCGAAGGCGATTTCTATTGCGCCGTGCAAGGCACCGGCAAGCTTCACCGCGACCGCGCGACGCTGGAACAACACTGGGTCCCGGACCTGGAGACATGGTTCGAGAACGGCCTCGACACCGAGGGTCTGGTGCTCATCGAAGTCACGCCCGCCCGCATCGCGTGGTGGGAAGGCCGCGAGCAGGGCGAACTGACGCCCTAG
- a CDS encoding cold-shock protein produces the protein MAKTGTVKFFNEDKGYGFIQPDDGSADSFVHISAVQAAGMQTLDKEQRLNYDVEQGRNGKESAVNLSAAD, from the coding sequence ATGGCCAAGACTGGCACCGTAAAATTTTTCAACGAAGACAAGGGCTATGGCTTCATCCAGCCCGACGACGGCTCGGCCGACAGCTTCGTGCATATCTCTGCCGTCCAGGCAGCCGGCATGCAGACGCTCGATAAGGAGCAGCGGCTCAACTACGACGTCGAACAGGGCCGCAACGGCAAGGAAAGCGCCGTCAACCTGAGCGCTGCCGACTGA